A window of Loxodonta africana isolate mLoxAfr1 chromosome 3, mLoxAfr1.hap2, whole genome shotgun sequence genomic DNA:
gtCTAGTACCTAGACTAGTGCCTGGCATAtgacaggtgctcaataaatgttggcctTATACCTCAAGTTAATTTGTGACTGGCCTTTTGTTACCTTAGGAGGAGAAACCCGGACATTATGCCTTTATGCTTTCTAGTGAAATTCCTTTTAAAAagtcccaatttttttttaagctggacTAATGGGGAAATACAATTCCCCACACCCAAACCAGGGAACTGAAGACTCAGACTCTGGGTGCCCCACACCCAAACCAGGTAACTAAAGACTCAGCCTCTGGGTACCCTAAATAGCCATGCTGTGAAGGCCAGAAACTCTTGAGTAGCTTCTGGATTCCTTCCTCCCCCACACCTCCACAGCCAACTGACAAATCCTGTCTCACAATGAAACTGTTGCAAATTTGTGCTCCTTTTCCGCCCTCGGGGGGCCCCGCTTAAATTCCAAAGCTAAATTCTTCCCAGGACTGCAGAGGTCTCCTAACAGATGTCTTGCTCTTATCAAGGTCACCACGACCCTGAGTTGCTAAATTCAGCTGTTAATTCTCTGTCTTCATCTTACTTGAAGGATCAGCTACATTTAACACACTCATTCATTCTCTCATTCAAACAACTTCATCTAGTTTCTAGAACACCACGCTCTCCTGTTTctcctcctacctcactggccaTTCCTTTTCAGACTCCTTTGCTTATTCTTTCTCATATCCCCAATCTCCAAATGTTGAGGTGCCACAAGACCCAAAACCCTCAGATCTCATCTTTTCTGACTATGTATTCTCACTCCCACAGAGACCTCATCTAGTCTCATGGTTTTAAATGCTGTGTATTCAGCAATGACTTACTGTTTCCCTCTGCCTAGAGTTTTCTACCTCCCCAGCCCCAGTCTTGCACCCAAGCAGCCCCCAGGGCAATGGCTTGATCCCTTACTTCCTTCAGGTCTTAGCTTAAAGGCTAACTTCTCAGGGAAGCTTTTCATGAACACACTACATAAAAACACAAATCCTCTTCCTGGTGGGAACCCCCAACTCCCAGCCCAGCACTCTATCCCTTTCTCCTATTTTACTTTTCTCCATTGCATATGAATGCCTATCAGCACCTAACCGACTATATGTTTACTTATTCACTTGTTTATTTCTGCCTCTCCCCATTAGAATTTAAGTATCCTGAGGACAGGGATTTTGTCTTCTGTTGAGGTTCAGTTCATATCCCTAgcacctaaaacagtgcctgcCCGCAATAGGTACgttaataaacatttgctgaatgaatgaaataaaaatggcaGTGTCTTCCCTCTTCCATTCCGCTCTACCCAAAGAGGCTAGATTAATTTCCCTGAAGCAGAGTCTGACAGTACATTCTCCTCAGCAAAGCATCCAATAtgcactgtccaatacagtgGCCACTAGCCACCTATGGCTACTGAGAACATGAAACATAGGTCCTCTGCACTGTGTTGTAAGTGTAAAATACGCTGCATTTTGAAGACTTACCACAAAACAAAGAATGTAATAATttcatattgattacatgttgaaattataatattttgaataactgtaaacccattgccgtcaagttgattccaactctagcgaccctataggacagagtagaactgctccatagaatttccaaggagcacctggtggattcgaactgctggccttttggttcgcagctgtagtacttcaccactacaccaccagggtttccactaatttGGATATGCtatataaaatacattattaaaatttattcacctaattggtttaaaaaaattttttttttgaatgacatATGGGATCTGTATTGTATTTCTATTGGGCAGCAGTGATCTAGAGATTTCCCAGTGACCAAAAACATCCAAACTCCACTCACTGGCATGCAAGGCCCTTCGCCGCAATCTGACCCCAATATGCTTCTCCAACTTTCTCTCGCCCTCCACCCCATCACAAACTCAGAAAGCAGTCCAAATCCACAACACTTGCTGTTCTTTCTACATGCACTTGTATTTCCCGCCTTCCAGCTTTTGCTCTGAGGTTCCTCTGGCCTGGAGCGCCTGTTCGTGTATTCCCAATAAGGCCTATCTTTGTTCAAACGCCCGCCTCCTCCCTGACGTCGTCTCAGAACCAGCCTCTTTTCCAGCCACAAGAGAGCTTTCCCTCCACAGGACTTCGGTGAATCAAGTGTACCTGACAGTTTTATGGGTTTTGTAATTTATGGGTGTCCTATcactctccccgccccccccccacatCCCTAAGCGCGCGCCACAAACAGCGACTCCTTGGCAGTCACCCCGTCCCCACTGAGGACTCGGTAAATATGTGTGCCACGAAGCTCACGCTCCTCGGGATAACCGGGTTCACACTGCCTGCGCCACCGGCGCTCTTTTCCCGCCTGACTGACACCACTGATGTGAATGATGTGCGGCTCCCACCAGGGGCAAAAGCGACAGGCCGCAACCTCCGGCCTCCTCGGGCGCCCGGCTCGCTCCCCTCAGGACGTTGCGGGTGGGTCGCCCAACCCCGAGCCCCACCGCGGCACAAACCGCGCAGGCGCGTGGGCCTCGGGGACGTCAACGGAGAGCGGAGTCGGGGCGGAGTCAGGACGCCCGCGTGGGTCCTGCCTGTTGCGTCGGGTATAAACCTCGCTTGCTAGCTGTTTACCTTCAGTTCTCCAAGGCGCAGCATCAAGATGAGCTCTTTGTCTAGCTCGGCTGTGGTCTTGGGTTACTGGGATATTCGCGGGGTGAGTGCCCGCGCAACTGCTGACCCGCTCGGTCAGGGAGACGGACTTGGAGGTGGCCGGCTCTCCGCGTCAGCGGTCTCCGAGAGAAACGGCTTCTGGACGCCAGGGCATCCTTCTCGCCGCCAGGCTCGGCCAGCCCCAGCCGAACTCCCAGGCCATGGAGACAGATTTCTGCCCCAGCTAGGGGATCGCGGGAGCCCGTGGGAAGGAGCCGAGGGCCGCAAGCCGCGGGCCGGGCTTTGGCGGCCGCTTAACGACCCGCGGCCCCGGCAGATGCGGGGTCTGGGCGGCCCGGGGTCGGGGACGTCGGCGGGAGCGGGCGGGGGCCGGTGGGAGCGGCGAGGTGCCGACCCCGGGCTGTCTCCCGCAGCTGGCGCACGCCATCCGCATGCTGCTGGAGTTCACGGATACGTCGTATGAGGAGAAGCGGTACACGTGTGGGGAAGGTAATGCCGCTCCGCGTGCCGGTGCGGAGCGCCGCGGCGGCGCCGATTTCTCGTTGCCGCGCGTAAAGCCACGTAGGCCGCCCAACTGTTCTTTATTCTGGTGCCACCTGGGAGCAGAAAGGTCCTGTGTGAGGAGGGGCACAACCTTTACTTGGAATTAGGGATTCTTCCTCTGTGACGGTCCAACCCTGTGTTAACGCTTAACCCCAGAGACTAAATGGTTAAACTTCCTGGGCCTGGGAATCGTGAGGTGTGGGGGCTGGTTCATTTCTTTGGGTCTTTCCACGTACTCCTTAGGTGAGATATTAAGGAGGCTGAATGCTtcgttctctcttttatagctcctGACTATGATCGAAGCCAGTGGCTGGATGTGAAATTCAAGCTCGACCTGGACTTTCCTAATGTGAGTGACCTTCGAGGAAAGGGGGCAAAAGGAAAGGCGTTCAAGTATATccttgcttcctccctctctggtcTGGAAGGATCTAGAATAAAATTCTTAATCTGGATAGAATGGGGtagtggttgttcagtggtagaattcttgctctCCATGCAggacactaaggagccctggtggtgcagtggttaagtgctcacctgctaaccaaaaggtcagtggttccaacccaccagctgctccgaaggagaaagatAGACAGTGTgcttaaataaaaattaacaatctcggaagctctatggggtatttttattcttctagggtcgctatgagttagaatcaactcaacagcgaggCGTttacgggtttggtttagttatgcgtgtgtgtgtgcaggacacctgggttcaattccggccagtgcaccttatgtgcaggcaccacctgtctgtcattggaggcttgcttGCTGCTCTGATacagaacagatttcagcagagcgtccagtctaagacagactaagaagaaaggcttggtgatctacttgcaaaaatcagcccatgaaaattcTATGAGTCACCACGGTCCAATCCgcaactggacagtgttttgttctgttgtgcataggatcaccatgagtcgggccagctagatggcagctaacaacaacaacctggatAGAATAAATAGAATTTAGGGGTCCATGAACTTGAACGAAGAATAAAAATTACATTTCCATTTTTACTAACCGCTAACTAAAATTTAGCATTTTCTTTTAACGTGACTATGGGTGATAAGCCCCGTTGGTTATTAGCTATGTATGCGACTTTGACTTCAGTAGAGATCAGGTATTTTTGTATCATACTACATTTATCACAGATATCTTAAATGTTACTTACGCTGATCATTATTTTGGAATTATTGTAGTTATTAGATCTTGTTGTTTAATTCATTAATAAGCAcatattaatttattaaaatttgaggttttgtaatattttgataattCTGTAAATGTGTGTAACTTGCCTTAAGtatttgaaaacattattctgagaAAGGGTTGCTGGTACATGTgtacacacgcgcgcacacagaTTAAGAACTCCTGTGTAGAATCAGGTGGAGACCCAATTGCTAACTTCTTCTGAGCTTCTTTCTCCTAACACAGCGTGTTATTTCTACTGTTCACTTCCCTGAAGCCTAATCTTTTCCAGTGGAAAGAGGTGAGGGGAGCAAAAGAGAGCCATGTCACTCActtgattttctttcttcccagCTGCCCTACCTCCTGGATGGGAAGAACAAGATCACCCAGAGCAATGCCATCTTGCGCTACATCGCTCGCAAGCACAACATGTGTGAGTATTGAAGGCTGGTGAGGGAGACCACGTCGTTTGTTCACTAGGGGTGGGTACAGCCGAGGTGAGTTCTTGTCGTTTGGCCCACAGGTGGTGAGACAGAAGAAGAGAAGATTCGAGTGGACATTATAGAGAACCAAGTAATGGATTTCCGCATGCAGCTTGCACGGATCTGCTACAGCCCTGAGCATGTGAGTTTCCTTAACAGGTATCAACTGAATGctgtatcaggaaaaaaaaagagcattcaTTTCTGCCCCTGCCACCTTCTCAACAACCCAGGTTGGCAGTGAGAACAGGAAACAAAACCCTTGTTTTTGATTTGTTCTGTGTTGTATCTCTAGTGTTAGCCCCTTATCCTTTTCAAACTCTGGCTTCCCATCCTGCTACCCCCACCTGAAGGCAGTGAGAGGAAGGCACCTGGAGAAGGGGCTGCTAAGTGTCCACCACTGGACCCTTTCCTTGTCAGCTATGAAGAGATGACAGCTGTTGTTCTCCTTGTCTGTCTTCACTCTCTCCCAGGAAAAGTTGAAGCCTCAGTACTTagaacagctacctggacaactgaaaCAATTCTCCTTGTTCTTGGGGAAATTCTCCTGGTTTGCAGGGGAGAAGGtaggaagaagggaaaggaaaggacaTCTCTATCTCTGCAGCTGTTCATGAACTTTCCAGACCTCATCATCCTGTTGTTCTCCTTCTAGCTCACCTTTGTGGACTTTCTCACCTATGATGTCTTAGATCAGAACCGCATGTTTGAGCCCAAGTGCCTGGATGAGTTCCCAAATCTGAAGGCTTTCATGTGCCGTTTTGAGGTGAGGCTCCCTGCCCCTTTCTCTTACAAAAAAATTCCCAAGCTCTCCTGGGCCCTGAGGGACCTCAGCGTGGTAAATTGTTGCCCAACACCAGCTTTTGCCTGAAGGGACCAACGGTGGGTCGCCTCTGAGCCTTTCAGTCTTGGTAAAGGCCTGATTGCTTCCACCACAAAGGCTCTGTCTACCAGAAATGGGAGTAAGTGGAGGCAGGCAGCATGTGAATGTTGTAGTTTTGGTCTGGTTCTGTTGGACGGGGTTCGGGTCTTTATCAAGTTTGGCGTGCATTCCTTTCAGGCTTTGGAGAAAATAGCTGCATACATGCAGTCTGACCGCTTCttcaagatgcccatcaacaacaAGATGGCGCAGTGGGGCAACAAGAGGATATGCTGAGCGGGAGGCAGAGTCACACTGCTTGTCTTGTTCCATCTTGTCCCTAGGGGGCCTTGTTCTGTCTTCTCTATGCTTTTCAATAAATAGCACTTTGGCTGTTGGTGGTCCAGCTGGATTATTCTTGGGAGTAGAGGCACAAGGAGATTAAGGACATGTGGAGGGTTACCAGGATGTGAATGCGATCTTGGCCACCACTGCCATCCCCGTGCTCCCCAGCTGTGTTCAGGATTAGAGAGGCTCATGCCCAGTCTGGAGAGTGGGGACTAGAAATAAAGGTGGGGTTGAACAGCTGTAGAGAAGGAAGTATGTTAAATGGGACTGGAGGCCCTAGGGAAGGTCTGGTGAAGGTGTGTCAACTAAAACTCTGTGGTActggtggtggtgatgaattgGAGTTCAGAAACAGACCCCTGTATATCTGAAAACATAGTATGACAAAGGTGGTGTTTCCAACTGGTAGACTAGCTAGTAAGAAGAGCCTGGACAATTGCTTTCCAGTTAAAAATAATGGAGCTCTACCTTACACCATTCACTGAAATTAATTCAGGTGGAATTAAACACAAAGCTGTAGGAGCATTAACAAAACCATAAGAATGTGATCACAAGGTAGGGGAACTTTCTCTAAATAGGACATCAAAAGAAGGTATAAATTGAACAGTATCAAAATCTAAAACGTCCCTATGGGAAAGCACAAATAAGCAAAGTTAAAAGACAGGTGACAGAGACAAAGGAGTAgtataaaaattaacaaaaattctTATCATTAAGGCAATTAAGTAGAATAATGGgaaaaaaatctacaaacaaaTTATAGAACTAGAAATACGGGCCCACACTCCCCCCCCTacaaaaaatgtggaaaaaaaagatgtttaaatATAATCCAAGGACCTGCAGATTCCAACAGTGAGAACCCATTCTGTTAGAcgaaccaaaagccaaacctgttgccgtcgagtcaattttgactcagatgaagaaaaatcagtattACTTATAAAGTATTGGACAAGGTTTGGGAAAGCAATGCATTTCCTGCAGGGGAGCTTTTAAATTGTTACAGCCTTTGGATGACAGCTTGTCAATGTCTTATAAAATTTAAATCACATCCTGTGACCTACCAACTGCATCCTGTAAATACCCATGTACCCAAAGGGGTATACTAAGGTGTTTATTGGGGTGTTGCTTTTCATAGCCAGTAAGTAAATGCTCAGTTGTGCTGTGGAATAGCACATGGCAGTTAGAGATTGGAGTGTAGGCACTAACATGGGAAGATCTCCAAGACAGggttaaaattttagaattagattgGTATATACAATGTGATACCTTTTATGTTTTGAAAATGGCAGCCACACTGGTATTTTCTACAGTTTGATGTGTGTACATGAATGAATAGAGAAAGTTCTGAAAGATACCAAACTAAAAACAAGTGTGAGAGAGTGGAATTTAAAGGGGACATTGCAGATAAGgcttgtgtggtttttttttcccccttttcaacAAGGAGATGTATTTATGCGCTACTTGCGCAATAGACactaattttaagaaatgaaagcAACATAAATTGACCCTGTAGAGATTGAGTTGACACCACTCTTCATTCATAGAGCAGACCTTTGAGTCTTTTGCCTTAGTGCCTTGGGGATGTGATTGCTGTCCCCTGTGAACCAGGAGCCAAGGATCTACCTAGTGAGagaccaaagccaaacccattgccatcaagtcaattccagctcacagcaatcctatacgacagagtagaactgccccacagagtttccaaggagtgcctggtggattcaaactgcttttagttagcagccgcagcacttaaccactacaccatcagaagAGACAGCGGGCAGGAACTGCCCGAAGGCCTGGTAAAGTCAGGGGAATTAGTACAGACACGAGATACTAAGTATGTAGTTCAACTGCCACCTTTAGCCACCCCTGCAAGTAGTACTTAGGTGTCCAGGCCAATATCTTAGGTATGGGAAGCCTAGGGCCTGGAGAGGTAGAGAGCTGAGAAGATTCTTTTCAACCTGATCGCTAGTAAATTTGGATTTGTGGGGCCTCACACCCTAGAATTTCTATGCACATATATGCCCTAAGGGAAGGCATTGTGGATTTAAGAGAGGCCAGAGACACTACAGATGCCTCTGGGGACTAGATAGAGGATATGACCAGAAATCAGAATGTATTAGTTATTGCTGCTAGTATTATCACAAACTTAACAGCTTACAGCTTAAAGCAattcacatttattatctcacagtgtgTGGGTCAGGTGTCTGGGTACAGCTTTGCTGGGTCCCCTACTTCAGGGTGTCATCTGAAAGCTGCAATCAATGTGCTAGCCAGGGCTGCAGTCTCATATCGAGGCTTTACTAGAGAAGGTTCCACTTCTGTGTTCATGTGATTGTGGGCATAATTCAGTTCCTTGTGGCCTGTTGGACAGAGGGCCTAAGTTTTTTGTTGGTTATCAGCTGGAGGCCACTCCTAGTTCCTTGCAATGTGAGTCTCCCCAACAGGGCCATTTGCTTCATCAAAGTCAGTAAGGGAGAGGGTCACCCTGAAAGGGGAACACTACAGTTCtgcgtaggagccctggtggtacaacagttaagcgctaggctgctaaccaaaaggtcagtgggtcaaacccacccagcagctccatgagggaaagacttggtgatctgcttccataaaagttacggccaagaaaaccctttcagttttactctgtcacatggggttgctatgagttggaatcgactcagtagcatgcaaaaacaacaacactgtCCTGTGTAATGTAATCACAGAGTTGATACTCTGAAATCTTAGCTGTATTCTACCAGTTAGAAAATCATAGGTCCTGCCTGCGCTCAAGGGGAAGGGAGTCCACAGCgtgtgaataccaggaggcaggACCATGGGGGACAACCTTAGAGTCTGGTCACCGCAGGGAAGCATGAGAGGAAAGAGAAACTGGCTCTAGTCTTCTGAGAAGTGAAATGAGAACAGAAACCTGGGAGAGAGAGATGACAGAAGAGAACAACGTGGTAGAGGATGAGCAAAGAAGCACAGGCTGTGGGTGGGATGTATGTCACATGAAATTCAGCTAGACTATAGACAAATCACATGTTCTAATTTTTTCCATTCATTACTTTTGTTAGTGAAATTCCACTTTGAGTTACCCAAGATGAATGACGTGACTGGAAGCAATGCAACCACTCGGGTCAGGCCCAGGAAGCAGGGGAGGCCTCTGGGATGGGACAGATTCTTTTCAGAGGTGATATGGGCCCCCCAGGCCCCAACCAGCCCCTAACTCTAATTTTAACATGGGACAAAAAGGGCATACTATCACAATGGCTGCCTGCAGGCAAGGGGGATGGTGGACACACAAATATTGACAGAGAAGTAAAATCAGTGGTGGGTTTATGTAGGTAGCATCAAtaagcttttttaaaaactttgtgATGGATGCACAGGCATGGATTAATTTAAATCTGGTGGAGCAGCACCCCAAAAAGTATTAGGAAGACTCAGTTTTATTCATTGCTGAAGGTAGAGCAATTGGGCTAAGGCATTTCCAGTTTAGAAGTATATAGTTTATGGGATTAAAGAAAAGTTAGTTGTATTTGCGGTTCCCTGAATGGGTTGAGTAGAGTAGGGGAGGCTGATACGTGTGGACCTGAGTCTGCCCTTAAAGCCAGTTGAGGGCTTATGAGAACACCTGACTCTGTAAAAATTTGCACCTGCCttacccttcttttttttttttatgcaggacCAGGTGGAGCAAGTGAACCACGTAGATAAAGAGGGACTTAAGGAGCCTAGGTGCAAGGTGGCCAGAGGAGAGGAATTGAAATttagcaaagatttttttttttttaataacttttattaagcttcaagtgaacgtttacaaatccaatcagtctgtcacatataagtttacatacatctcactccctactcccacttgctctccccctcttgagtcagccctttcagtctctcctttcttgacaattttgccggcttccctctctctctatcctcccatcccccctccagacaagagttgccaacacaatttcaagtgtccacccgatataattagctcactcttcatcagcgtctctctcccacccgctgaccagtccctttcatttctgatgagttgtcttcggggatggttcctgtcctgtgtcaactgaaggtctggggagcatggctgccgggattcctcccgtctcagtcagaccatcaagtttggtctctccatgagaatttggggtctgcatcccactgatctcccgctccctcaggggtcctctgctgtgctccctgtcagggcagtcatcggttgtggccgggcaccaactagttcttctggtctcaggatgatgcaggtctctggttcatgtggccccttctgtctcttgggctcttagttgtcgtgtggccttggtgttcttcattttcccttgctccaggtgggttgagactaactgctgcatcttagatggccgcttgtcagcatttaagaccccagatgccacatttcaaagtgggatgcagaatgatttcataatagaattattttgccaattgacttagaagttcccgcaaaccatgttccccagacccccgcacttgctccgctgacctttgaagcattaattttatcccggaaacttctttgcttttggtccagtccaattgagctgaccttccatgtattgagtgttgtctttcccttcacctaaagcagttcttatctactgattaatcaataaaaaaccctctcc
This region includes:
- the GSTM3 gene encoding glutathione S-transferase Mu 3, whose translation is MSSLSSSAVVLGYWDIRGLAHAIRMLLEFTDTSYEEKRYTCGEAPDYDRSQWLDVKFKLDLDFPNLPYLLDGKNKITQSNAILRYIARKHNMCGETEEEKIRVDIIENQVMDFRMQLARICYSPEHEKLKPQYLEQLPGQLKQFSLFLGKFSWFAGEKLTFVDFLTYDVLDQNRMFEPKCLDEFPNLKAFMCRFEALEKIAAYMQSDRFFKMPINNKMAQWGNKRIC